The Streptomyces sp. Je 1-332 genome has a window encoding:
- a CDS encoding PTS transporter subunit EIIC: MATDKNRATAAAILPLVGGAQNVTSIAHCMTRLRLSLADRSLVDDEALKALPAVMGVVEDDTYQIVLGPGTVARVTPEFEALVAEGRTEAPAELTLTAEELAAQGAAIKEARKAKNATPFKLFLRRIANIFVPLIPALIGCGIIAGINGLLINLGWLPGITPALAAIASGFMALIAVFVGFNTAKEFGGTPILGGAVAAIIVYAGVANIEAFGQKLSPGQGGVLGALGAAVLATYIEKWCRRWVPEALDVLVTPTITVLLSGLVTIFGLMFLAGEVSTGIGTAANWLLDNTGAFAGLVLGGLFLPLVMLGLHQALIPIHTTLIEQQGFTVLLPILAMAGAGQVGCAIAVYKRLRHNTSIRTTIKSALPAGFLGVGEPLIYGVSLPLGRPFITACVGGAAGGAFIGFFSMIGEKVGSTAIGPSGWALFPLLDGNKGLGLTIAIYGGGLLVGYAVGFVATYFFGFSKQMLVDLNADVDAGESAAARSEAVPSAPTPTEGDGKERQPAAV; the protein is encoded by the coding sequence ATGGCAACTGACAAGAACCGCGCCACGGCCGCCGCGATCCTCCCCCTCGTCGGCGGCGCCCAGAACGTCACGTCCATCGCCCACTGCATGACGCGCCTGCGCCTGAGCCTTGCCGACCGCTCGCTGGTCGACGACGAGGCCCTGAAGGCACTGCCCGCCGTGATGGGCGTGGTCGAGGACGACACGTACCAGATCGTGCTGGGCCCGGGCACCGTCGCCCGCGTCACGCCGGAGTTCGAGGCCCTGGTGGCGGAGGGCCGCACCGAAGCCCCGGCCGAACTCACCCTCACGGCCGAGGAGTTGGCGGCGCAGGGAGCAGCGATCAAGGAAGCGAGAAAAGCGAAGAACGCAACCCCCTTCAAGCTCTTCCTGCGCCGCATCGCGAACATCTTCGTGCCTCTGATCCCGGCCCTCATCGGCTGCGGCATCATCGCTGGCATCAACGGCCTGCTGATCAACCTGGGTTGGCTGCCGGGCATCACCCCGGCACTCGCCGCGATCGCCTCCGGCTTCATGGCGCTGATCGCGGTGTTCGTGGGCTTCAACACGGCGAAGGAGTTCGGCGGTACGCCGATCCTGGGCGGCGCGGTGGCGGCGATCATCGTGTACGCGGGCGTGGCGAACATCGAGGCGTTCGGCCAGAAGCTGTCACCCGGTCAGGGCGGCGTCCTGGGCGCCCTCGGCGCCGCGGTCCTGGCCACGTACATCGAGAAGTGGTGCCGGAGGTGGGTCCCCGAGGCCCTGGACGTCCTGGTCACCCCCACCATCACGGTCCTGCTCTCCGGCCTGGTCACGATCTTCGGCCTGATGTTCCTGGCAGGCGAGGTCTCGACGGGCATCGGCACGGCGGCGAACTGGCTCCTGGACAACACGGGCGCGTTCGCGGGCCTGGTCCTCGGCGGCCTCTTCCTCCCCCTGGTCATGCTGGGCCTGCACCAGGCCCTGATCCCCATCCACACGACCCTGATCGAGCAGCAGGGCTTCACGGTCCTGCTCCCCATCCTGGCGATGGCGGGCGCGGGCCAGGTGGGCTGCGCGATCGCGGTGTACAAGCGCCTGCGCCACAACACGTCCATCCGTACGACGATCAAGTCGGCGCTCCCGGCAGGCTTCCTGGGAGTCGGCGAACCCCTCATCTACGGCGTCTCGCTCCCCCTCGGCCGCCCCTTCATCACGGCATGCGTGGGCGGCGCGGCGGGCGGCGCGTTCATCGGCTTCTTCTCGATGATCGGCGAGAAGGTCGGCTCCACGGCGATCGGCCCGTCGGGCTGGGCCCTGTTCCCCCTCCTGGACGGCAACAAGGGCCTGGGCCTGACGATCGCGATCTACGGCGGCGGCCTCCTGGTCGGCTACGCGGTGGGCTTCGTCGCGACGTACTTCTTCGGCTTCAGCAAGCAGATGCTGGTGGACCTGAACGCGGATGTGGACGCGGGCGAGTCGGCGGCGGCCCGCAGCGAGGCCGTCCCCTCGGCACCGACGCCCACCGAAGGCGACGGCAAGGAGAGGCAGCCGGCAGCGGTCTGA
- a CDS encoding cold-shock protein produces the protein MAQGTVKWFNAEKGYGFIAVDGGADVFVHYSAIQMDGYRTLEEGQRVEFEISQGQKGPQADMVKLAV, from the coding sequence ATGGCTCAGGGCACCGTCAAGTGGTTCAACGCGGAGAAGGGGTACGGCTTCATCGCGGTCGACGGTGGTGCGGATGTTTTCGTCCACTACAGCGCGATTCAGATGGACGGCTACCGCACCCTTGAAGAAGGTCAGCGAGTGGAGTTCGAGATCTCGCAGGGCCAGAAGGGTCCGCAGGCGGACATGGTCAAGCTCGCCGTCTGA
- a CDS encoding type II toxin-antitoxin system Phd/YefM family antitoxin, producing MSEYVTVREARAHLAEVVDKAEAGEVTVLTRKGKRVAALVPIEVLDALDEASDELAAREAEQHRDDPTVSMIELLADLFEADGGKGEGDPVNTPSASPAS from the coding sequence ATGAGCGAGTACGTCACCGTCCGTGAAGCCCGCGCCCATCTCGCCGAGGTCGTCGACAAGGCCGAGGCGGGCGAAGTGACCGTGCTGACCCGTAAGGGGAAGCGCGTAGCGGCCTTGGTCCCCATCGAGGTCCTGGACGCACTCGACGAGGCGAGCGACGAGCTGGCCGCGCGCGAGGCCGAGCAGCATCGCGACGACCCCACCGTCAGCATGATCGAGCTCCTCGCGGACCTTTTCGAAGCGGACGGCGGCAAGGGCGAGGGCGACCCCGTGAACACGCCTTCCGCTTCACCCGCATCCTGA
- a CDS encoding MoaD/ThiS family protein — protein sequence MSVKVRIPTILRTYTGGQSEVAAEGATLSEVIADLEKNHTGIAARVLDDQGKLRRFVNVYVNDDDVRFEQGLETATPDGAGVSIIPAVAGG from the coding sequence ATGAGCGTCAAGGTCCGCATCCCCACCATTCTTCGCACCTACACCGGCGGTCAGTCCGAGGTCGCCGCCGAGGGGGCGACTCTCTCCGAGGTCATCGCCGACCTGGAGAAGAACCACACCGGTATCGCGGCGCGCGTCCTGGACGACCAGGGCAAGCTGCGGCGCTTCGTGAACGTCTACGTGAACGACGACGACGTGCGCTTCGAGCAGGGTCTTGAGACCGCGACGCCGGACGGCGCGGGGGTCTCCATCATCCCCGCCGTCGCCGGTGGTTGA
- the groL gene encoding chaperonin GroEL (60 kDa chaperone family; promotes refolding of misfolded polypeptides especially under stressful conditions; forms two stacked rings of heptamers to form a barrel-shaped 14mer; ends can be capped by GroES; misfolded proteins enter the barrel where they are refolded when GroES binds) yields the protein MAKIIAFDEEARRGLERGMNQLADAVKVTLGPKGRNVVLEKKWGAPTITNDGVSIAKEIELEDPYEKIGAELVKEVAKKTDDVAGDGTTTATVLAQALVREGLRNVAAGANPMALKRGIEKAVEAVSGALLEQAKDVETKEQIASTASISAADTQIGELIAEAMDKVGKEGVITVEESQTFGLELELTEGMRFDKGYISAYFATDMERMEASLDDPYILIVNSKISNVKDLLPLLEKVMQSGKPLLIIAEDVEGEALSTLVVNKIRGTFKSVAVKAPGFGDRRKAMLGDIAILTGGTVISEEVGLKLENAGLDLLGRARKVVITKDETTIVDGSGESDQVQGRVNQIRAEIENSDSDYDREKLQERLAKLAGGVAVIKAGAATEVELKERKHRIEDAVRNAKAAVEEGIVAGGGVALLQAAAVFEKLELEGDEATGANAVKLALEAPLKQIAVNGGLEGGVVVEKVRNLTVGHGLNAATGEYVDMIAEGILDPAKVTRSALQNAASIAALFLTTEAVIADKPEKAGAAPAGGGMPGGDMDF from the coding sequence ATGGCCAAGATCATCGCGTTCGACGAGGAGGCACGGCGCGGCCTCGAGCGCGGCATGAACCAGCTCGCCGACGCCGTCAAGGTGACCCTGGGCCCCAAGGGTCGCAACGTCGTCCTCGAGAAGAAGTGGGGCGCCCCCACGATCACCAACGATGGTGTTTCCATCGCCAAGGAGATCGAGCTCGAGGACCCGTACGAGAAGATCGGCGCCGAGCTGGTCAAGGAGGTCGCGAAGAAGACGGACGACGTCGCCGGTGACGGCACGACGACCGCGACCGTCCTGGCGCAGGCGCTGGTCCGCGAGGGCCTTCGCAACGTAGCCGCCGGTGCCAACCCGATGGCCCTCAAGCGCGGCATCGAGAAGGCCGTCGAGGCCGTCTCGGGCGCCCTGCTCGAGCAGGCCAAGGACGTGGAGACCAAGGAGCAGATCGCTTCGACCGCCTCCATCTCCGCCGCCGACACCCAGATCGGCGAGCTCATCGCCGAGGCGATGGACAAGGTCGGCAAGGAAGGCGTCATCACCGTCGAGGAGTCGCAGACCTTCGGTCTCGAGCTTGAGCTCACCGAGGGCATGCGCTTCGACAAGGGCTACATCTCGGCGTACTTCGCCACGGACATGGAGCGTATGGAGGCGTCGCTCGACGACCCGTACATCCTGATCGTGAACTCGAAGATCTCGAACGTGAAGGACCTCCTTCCGCTCCTCGAGAAGGTCATGCAGTCCGGCAAGCCGCTGCTGATCATCGCCGAGGACGTCGAGGGCGAGGCCCTGTCGACCCTGGTCGTCAACAAGATCCGTGGCACCTTCAAGTCCGTCGCCGTCAAGGCCCCGGGCTTCGGTGACCGCCGCAAGGCCATGCTCGGCGACATCGCCATCCTCACCGGTGGCACCGTCATCTCCGAGGAGGTCGGCCTCAAGCTGGAGAACGCCGGTCTCGACCTGCTCGGCCGCGCCCGCAAGGTCGTCATCACCAAGGACGAGACGACGATCGTCGACGGCTCCGGTGAGAGCGACCAGGTCCAGGGCCGCGTCAACCAGATCCGCGCCGAGATCGAGAACTCGGACAGCGACTACGACCGCGAGAAGCTGCAGGAGCGCCTGGCGAAGCTCGCCGGCGGTGTTGCGGTCATCAAGGCCGGTGCCGCGACCGAGGTCGAGCTCAAGGAGCGCAAGCACCGCATCGAGGACGCCGTTCGCAACGCGAAGGCGGCCGTCGAAGAGGGCATCGTCGCCGGTGGTGGCGTGGCGCTGCTGCAGGCCGCCGCCGTCTTCGAGAAGCTGGAGCTCGAGGGTGACGAGGCGACCGGCGCCAACGCCGTGAAGCTCGCCCTGGAGGCCCCGCTCAAGCAGATCGCCGTCAACGGCGGCCTTGAGGGCGGCGTCGTCGTCGAGAAGGTCCGCAACCTCACCGTCGGCCACGGCCTGAACGCCGCGACCGGTGAGTACGTGGACATGATCGCCGAGGGCATCCTCGACCCGGCGAAGGTCACGCGCTCCGCCCTGCAGAACGCCGCGTCCATCGCCGCGCTGTTCCTCACCACCGAGGCCGTCATCGCCGACAAGCCGGAGAAGGCGGGCGCTGCCCCGGCCGGCGGCGGCATGCCGGGCGGTGACATGGACTTCTGA
- a CDS encoding PIN domain-containing protein, which translates to MSRYLVDSSALWRLLRDAPLAAAWREAAADGEIRSCYPQRAEFLKSARSLKEYETFSALLGDLYRDVSVPKSAAKWVGAVQLRAAEQGAHKSLSAVDLQVCATAAHHGLVIVHDDNDFVTAERFAVEVRQRNVREGPLGQPAQ; encoded by the coding sequence ATGAGCCGGTACCTGGTGGACAGCTCGGCGCTTTGGCGGCTCCTGCGGGATGCCCCCCTTGCCGCCGCGTGGCGCGAGGCGGCGGCGGACGGTGAAATCCGCTCGTGTTACCCGCAGCGTGCCGAGTTCCTGAAATCCGCGAGGAGCCTCAAGGAGTACGAGACGTTCAGCGCTCTGCTGGGAGATCTCTACCGAGACGTCTCCGTCCCCAAGAGCGCGGCGAAGTGGGTCGGCGCCGTGCAGCTGCGCGCCGCCGAGCAGGGCGCGCACAAGTCGCTGTCGGCGGTCGACCTCCAGGTCTGTGCGACTGCCGCTCACCACGGTCTCGTGATCGTGCACGACGACAACGACTTCGTGACGGCGGAGAGGTTCGCCGTCGAGGTGCGCCAGCGCAATGTGCGGGAGGGGCCGCTGGGGCAGCCGGCGCAGTGA
- a CDS encoding glucosyl-3-phosphoglycerate synthase: MLEEAERWLTRRSWSVADRPLSALLDAKRASGASVSVVLPALDEEGTVGAIVAEIRRELVEKAALVDELVVIDSGSKDRTAEVAREAGARVVHRDEILPRLPAVPGKGEVLWRSLLVTGGDIVAFVDADLREFSADFVTGIVGPLLTDPDVDFVKAMYDRPLAGTADQGGRVTELMARPLLNMHWPQLAGFVQPLGGEYAARRSLLERLPFPVGYGVELGLLVDALHTVGLDALAQVDVGVRKHRHQDGQALGRMAAAIYRTAQLRLARGHLVRPELTQFERGEQGFEPRTHSVDTEERPPMRGIAEYTARRVA; encoded by the coding sequence GTGCTGGAAGAGGCCGAGCGCTGGCTGACCAGGCGTTCCTGGTCGGTTGCGGACCGTCCGCTCAGCGCGCTGCTGGACGCCAAACGGGCGTCGGGAGCCTCGGTGAGCGTCGTCCTGCCCGCCCTCGACGAGGAGGGGACGGTCGGCGCGATCGTCGCCGAGATCCGCCGCGAGCTGGTGGAGAAGGCGGCCCTCGTGGACGAGCTCGTGGTGATCGACTCCGGCTCGAAGGACCGCACGGCCGAGGTCGCCCGGGAGGCGGGCGCGCGGGTCGTGCACCGGGACGAGATCCTGCCGCGCCTCCCGGCCGTGCCCGGCAAGGGCGAGGTGCTGTGGCGCTCACTCCTGGTGACCGGCGGCGACATCGTCGCGTTCGTCGACGCGGACCTGAGGGAGTTCTCGGCGGACTTCGTGACCGGGATAGTGGGCCCCCTCCTGACCGATCCCGACGTGGACTTCGTGAAGGCGATGTACGACCGCCCGCTGGCCGGAACCGCCGATCAGGGCGGCCGGGTGACCGAGCTGATGGCGCGCCCGCTGCTCAACATGCACTGGCCCCAGCTCGCGGGCTTCGTCCAGCCGCTGGGCGGCGAGTACGCGGCACGCAGGTCCCTCCTGGAGCGGCTGCCGTTCCCCGTCGGTTACGGGGTGGAGCTCGGCCTGCTCGTCGACGCGCTGCACACCGTGGGCCTGGACGCGCTCGCGCAGGTCGATGTCGGTGTGCGCAAGCACCGGCACCAGGACGGGCAGGCGCTCGGCCGGATGGCCGCGGCGATCTACCGGACGGCGCAGCTGCGGCTCGCGCGCGGCCATCTCGTACGGCCCGAGCTCACCCAGTTCGAACGGGGCGAGCAGGGGTTCGAGCCGCGGACCCATTCGGTGGACACGGAGGAGCGCCCGCCGATGCGCGGCATCGCGGAGTACACGGCACGCCGCGTGGCGTAA
- the thrC gene encoding threonine synthase — translation MAAQTVGTFDTTPSTTPSHSGSVDLGPASGLSCRECGELYALGPIFACQACFGPLEVAYDLPTGDPEALRKQIEAGPDNIWRYAPLLPVPADVAEKPNINPGWTKLVKADNLARELGVEQGKLFVKDDSGNPTHSFKDRVVAQAIEAARAFGFTTLSCSSTGNLAGAVGAAAARAGFRSCVFIPHDLEQGKVVMAAVYGGELVGIEGNYDDVNRFCSELIGDPLGEGWGFVNVNLRPYYGEGSKTLAYEICEQLGWVLPDQLVIPIASGSQLTKIDKGLKELIALGLVEDKPYKIFGAQAEGCSPVSTAFKAGHDVVRPQKPDTIAKSLAIGNPADGPYVLDIARRTGGAVEDVNDEQVVSAIKLLARTEGIFAETAGGVTVGVTKKLIEAGLIDPALTTVVLNTGDGLKTLDAVAETSQATATIRPSLDAFRAAGLAG, via the coding sequence ATGGCTGCGCAGACTGTCGGAACGTTCGACACCACCCCCTCCACCACGCCTTCCCACAGTGGGTCCGTGGACCTCGGCCCCGCTTCGGGCCTCTCTTGCCGCGAGTGCGGCGAGCTCTACGCGCTGGGCCCGATCTTCGCCTGTCAGGCCTGTTTCGGCCCGCTCGAAGTCGCGTACGACCTGCCGACCGGTGACCCCGAGGCGCTGCGTAAGCAGATCGAGGCCGGTCCGGACAACATCTGGCGCTACGCCCCGCTCCTGCCCGTCCCCGCGGACGTCGCCGAGAAGCCGAACATCAACCCCGGCTGGACCAAGCTCGTCAAGGCCGACAACCTCGCCCGCGAACTCGGCGTCGAGCAGGGCAAGTTGTTCGTCAAGGACGACTCCGGCAACCCCACGCACTCCTTCAAGGACCGCGTCGTGGCGCAGGCCATCGAGGCGGCGCGCGCCTTCGGCTTCACCACGCTCTCCTGCTCCTCCACCGGCAACCTCGCCGGCGCCGTCGGCGCCGCCGCGGCCCGCGCCGGCTTCCGCTCCTGCGTGTTCATCCCACACGACCTGGAGCAGGGCAAGGTCGTCATGGCCGCGGTCTACGGCGGCGAGCTCGTCGGCATCGAGGGCAACTACGACGACGTGAACCGCTTCTGCTCCGAGCTCATCGGCGACCCGCTGGGCGAGGGCTGGGGCTTCGTGAACGTGAACCTGCGGCCGTACTACGGCGAGGGTTCCAAGACCCTCGCGTACGAGATCTGCGAGCAGCTCGGCTGGGTCCTGCCCGACCAGCTGGTCATCCCGATCGCCTCCGGCTCGCAGCTCACGAAGATCGACAAGGGTCTGAAGGAGCTGATCGCCCTCGGCCTCGTCGAGGACAAGCCCTACAAGATCTTCGGCGCCCAGGCCGAGGGCTGCTCGCCGGTGTCCACCGCCTTCAAGGCCGGGCACGACGTCGTGCGTCCGCAGAAGCCGGACACCATCGCCAAGTCGCTGGCCATCGGCAACCCCGCCGACGGGCCGTACGTGCTCGACATCGCGCGTCGCACGGGCGGGGCGGTGGAGGACGTGAACGACGAGCAGGTCGTCTCCGCGATCAAGCTGCTCGCCCGGACCGAGGGGATCTTCGCGGAGACCGCGGGCGGTGTGACCGTGGGCGTCACCAAGAAGCTGATCGAGGCGGGGCTCATCGACCCGGCGTTGACCACGGTCGTGCTGAACACCGGTGACGGCCTCAAGACTCTCGACGCGGTCGCCGAGACGTCTCAGGCGACCGCCACGATTCGCCCCAGCCTTGACGCGTTTCGCGCCGCCGGGCTCGCAGGCTGA
- a CDS encoding MFS transporter — MDVDQRRWRQCLLSGAVFAVCMAGTTLPTPLYSLYQDKFGFSELTVTVVYAVYAFAVIGVLLLAGNVSDVVGRRPVLLWGLGCAAASAVCFLCAVGMGWLYAGRLLSGLSAGLFTGAATAYVMDTAPHVGASRATFVATAANMGGLGCGPLLAGVLAQYADWPLYLPFAVHLALVAVSAVVLLRLPETVREPRPLSTVRPQRPGVPPQVRAVFVPAGIASFVGFALFGVFTSVSPAFLAESLDVENHAVSGLVVALAFFASTAGQLATGRVGLGRSLPLGCAALLAGLVLLAGALHWDLLALVVLSAVVGGCGQGLAFRGALSAVAAASPTDRRAAVISTLFVVAYTGISLPVIGVGLLTGPMGLEGAGLVFIACMAVLVSGAGVYLLRRPVGAGT; from the coding sequence ATGGACGTTGATCAACGACGTTGGCGGCAGTGTCTGCTCAGCGGGGCGGTGTTCGCCGTCTGCATGGCGGGCACCACGCTGCCGACTCCCCTCTACAGCCTCTACCAGGACAAGTTCGGCTTCTCCGAGCTGACGGTCACCGTCGTGTACGCGGTGTACGCCTTCGCGGTCATCGGCGTGCTGCTGCTCGCGGGCAACGTCTCGGACGTCGTGGGCAGACGTCCCGTCCTGCTGTGGGGCCTGGGCTGCGCGGCGGCCAGCGCCGTCTGCTTCCTGTGCGCCGTCGGGATGGGCTGGTTGTACGCGGGGAGGCTGCTCTCGGGGCTGTCCGCAGGTCTGTTCACCGGGGCGGCAACGGCGTACGTGATGGACACGGCACCGCACGTCGGCGCCTCCCGGGCCACGTTCGTGGCGACGGCAGCCAACATGGGCGGCCTCGGCTGCGGGCCGCTGCTCGCAGGTGTGCTCGCGCAGTACGCGGACTGGCCGCTGTACCTGCCGTTCGCCGTGCACCTGGCGCTGGTCGCCGTCTCGGCCGTCGTCCTGCTGCGGCTCCCGGAGACCGTGCGGGAGCCGAGGCCGCTGAGCACGGTACGGCCGCAGCGGCCCGGGGTGCCGCCGCAGGTGCGGGCGGTGTTCGTGCCCGCGGGGATCGCCTCGTTCGTGGGGTTCGCGCTGTTCGGGGTGTTCACGTCGGTGAGCCCGGCGTTCCTCGCGGAGTCCCTGGACGTGGAGAACCACGCGGTCAGCGGCCTGGTCGTCGCGCTGGCCTTCTTCGCCTCCACGGCAGGGCAGTTGGCGACCGGCCGGGTCGGGCTGGGCCGGTCACTGCCCCTGGGCTGCGCCGCACTCCTCGCAGGCCTCGTGTTGCTCGCGGGCGCGCTGCACTGGGATCTGCTGGCGCTGGTGGTACTCAGCGCGGTGGTCGGCGGCTGCGGGCAAGGCCTGGCATTCCGCGGGGCGCTGTCGGCGGTGGCCGCGGCATCCCCCACGGACCGGCGCGCGGCGGTGATCTCGACGCTGTTCGTGGTCGCGTACACGGGCATCTCACTGCCGGTGATCGGAGTGGGCCTGCTGACGGGCCCGATGGGCCTGGAGGGCGCGGGCCTTGTGTTCATCGCGTGCATGGCGGTTCTGGTGTCCGGCGCGGGGGTCTACTTGCTGCGGCGGCCGGTGGGCGCGGGGACGTAG
- a CDS encoding DUF397 domain-containing protein, translating to MRTTPEHDLSAATWHKSTYSGPDGGNCLEMARWRKSTHSGASGGDCLEVADGHPNLVPVRDSKNPAGPKLVFRATAWSAFLADLKDS from the coding sequence ATGAGGACCACCCCTGAGCACGACCTAAGCGCAGCTACTTGGCACAAGTCCACGTACAGCGGCCCTGACGGAGGCAACTGCCTGGAGATGGCCCGCTGGCGCAAGTCCACGCACAGCGGCGCCAGCGGCGGCGACTGCCTCGAAGTGGCCGACGGGCACCCGAACCTCGTCCCCGTCCGCGACTCCAAGAACCCCGCCGGCCCGAAGCTCGTGTTCCGGGCCACGGCCTGGTCCGCCTTCCTCGCGGACCTCAAGGACAGCTGA
- a CDS encoding Uma2 family endonuclease: protein MTPGTDERPQMSVEEFEELDRLAPETVRLEFLGGRVYVKHGPIDVEDFEELARVAPETVTLELINGKLEVKPVPDGDHGSIVMWVLRQCMMQRPELALHLEQGLRVDTYRKGCIRPDGSLTPVDYFAGQGEWASPDGVLMAVEVTSRDRDTDRRDRQDKPRAYAYVGIPVYLLIDRENHTVVVYSSPENGVYQSRRPFHYGSTVRLPAPVAITLETEKLKDYAN, encoded by the coding sequence ATGACCCCTGGCACCGATGAGCGCCCCCAGATGTCCGTCGAGGAATTCGAAGAGCTGGACCGGCTGGCCCCAGAGACCGTGCGTCTCGAATTCCTCGGCGGCCGGGTGTACGTCAAGCACGGCCCGATCGACGTCGAGGACTTCGAGGAGCTCGCCCGCGTGGCCCCCGAGACAGTCACGCTCGAACTCATCAACGGAAAGCTTGAGGTCAAGCCCGTGCCGGACGGCGACCACGGATCGATCGTCATGTGGGTGCTTCGGCAATGCATGATGCAGCGCCCCGAACTGGCCCTGCACCTGGAGCAGGGTCTGCGCGTCGACACGTACCGGAAGGGCTGCATCAGGCCGGACGGCTCTCTGACCCCGGTCGACTACTTCGCCGGACAAGGCGAGTGGGCATCCCCCGACGGCGTACTGATGGCCGTCGAGGTGACTTCCCGCGACCGGGACACCGATCGCCGCGACCGACAGGACAAGCCGCGCGCCTACGCCTACGTCGGCATCCCTGTCTATCTGCTCATCGACCGTGAGAACCACACCGTCGTCGTGTACAGCTCACCGGAAAACGGCGTCTACCAGAGCCGCCGCCCATTCCACTACGGCTCCACCGTCCGCCTCCCCGCCCCAGTAGCCATCACTCTAGAAACCGAAAAGCTCAAGGACTATGCCAACTGA
- a CDS encoding type II toxin-antitoxin system VapB family antitoxin — protein sequence MSLTHIEIDDEALETAKRLGGHRTKTAAVAHALEEYNKRLQRAAAYDRFIALGQDWDVEGAEAAHRAEKEASRE from the coding sequence ATGTCGCTGACACACATCGAAATCGACGACGAGGCCCTGGAGACCGCCAAGCGTCTCGGCGGCCACCGGACGAAGACGGCGGCTGTCGCGCATGCGCTGGAGGAGTACAACAAGCGGCTTCAGCGAGCCGCTGCCTACGACAGGTTCATCGCGCTCGGCCAGGATTGGGACGTCGAGGGAGCAGAGGCAGCGCATCGCGCCGAGAAGGAGGCGTCGCGCGAATGA
- a CDS encoding helix-turn-helix transcriptional regulator, translating into MTGRRKDLDPSSNPRALLGCELRHARERKGISQEALGAPLFVSGSFIGQLEAGTRRMHLEYAHHFDEVLDTGGFFARNCRAVAKSKYPDHFAEAAEAEAVATGIREYAPLLIPGLLQTEGYARAMFRSGRPTATPDVIDELVKARLERAHILRDPTTPLLWAVLDEASIRRVVGGHAVMAEALHHVAALGRRHRAIVQVIPFSAGAHPLVQGSLKLMTFESAPPLAYAEGVETGRLEDDPATVTRQTLAYDLLGASALSPQASLALIESVAEDYAHEDHP; encoded by the coding sequence ATGACCGGCCGCCGCAAGGACCTCGACCCCTCATCGAACCCCCGCGCCCTCCTCGGCTGCGAGTTGCGACACGCGCGCGAGCGGAAGGGGATCAGCCAAGAGGCCCTCGGCGCACCTCTGTTCGTCAGCGGTTCGTTCATCGGCCAACTGGAGGCGGGCACGCGGCGAATGCATCTGGAGTACGCCCACCACTTCGACGAGGTGCTGGATACGGGGGGCTTCTTCGCCCGCAACTGCCGGGCGGTCGCCAAGTCGAAGTACCCGGATCATTTTGCCGAGGCGGCGGAGGCGGAGGCGGTGGCTACGGGGATTCGGGAGTACGCGCCCTTGCTGATCCCCGGGTTGCTGCAAACAGAGGGGTACGCACGGGCCATGTTCCGGAGTGGGCGCCCGACGGCAACACCGGATGTCATTGACGAGTTGGTGAAAGCCCGTCTAGAGCGAGCGCACATCCTGCGCGATCCAACAACGCCGCTGTTGTGGGCGGTACTCGACGAGGCATCAATCCGCCGAGTGGTCGGCGGGCACGCCGTGATGGCCGAGGCCTTGCACCACGTCGCCGCACTCGGACGTCGCCACCGGGCGATCGTGCAGGTAATACCCTTTTCCGCAGGTGCCCACCCGCTCGTCCAGGGCTCCCTCAAGCTCATGACCTTTGAGAGTGCACCTCCGCTTGCCTACGCAGAGGGAGTCGAAACCGGGCGCCTTGAGGACGACCCAGCCACAGTCACACGGCAGACTCTGGCCTACGATTTGTTAGGGGCCAGCGCATTGTCACCACAAGCTTCCCTGGCTCTGATCGAATCAGTGGCAGAGGATTACGCCCATGAGGACCACCCCTGA